A section of the Pseudomonas lini genome encodes:
- the codA gene encoding cytosine deaminase encodes MHIINARLRNQEGLHELHLENGLIHSIARQTEAPSLGPDDLDAGGNLVVPPFVEPHIHLDATLTAGEPRWNMSGTLFEGIECWGERKATITQEDTKTRAKKTIQTLAAHGIQHVRTHVDVTDPELTALKAMLEVREESRHLIDLQIVAFPQEGIESYRNGRELMEEAIRLGADVVGGIPHFEYTRDQGVSSVKFLMDLAERTGCLVDVHCDETDDPHSRFLEVLAEEARSRDIGSRVTASHTTAMGSYDNAYCAKLFRLLGHSGISFVSCPTESIHLQGRFDSFPKRRGVTRVNELLEAGMNVCFGQDSIVDPWYPLGNGNILRVLEAGLHICHMLGYRNLQSALDLVTDNSAKAMNLGDRYGLEQGRPANLLILSADSDYEVIRSQGLPLYSVRGGKVLMKRQMPVVEWVDQL; translated from the coding sequence ATGCACATCATCAACGCCCGCCTGCGCAACCAAGAAGGCCTGCATGAGTTGCACCTGGAAAACGGCCTGATTCACAGCATCGCCCGGCAAACTGAAGCCCCATCCCTGGGGCCGGATGACCTGGACGCCGGCGGCAATCTGGTGGTGCCGCCCTTTGTCGAGCCGCACATTCACCTCGACGCCACCCTGACCGCCGGCGAACCGCGCTGGAACATGAGCGGCACACTGTTCGAAGGCATCGAGTGCTGGGGCGAGCGCAAGGCGACCATCACCCAGGAAGACACCAAGACCCGCGCCAAGAAGACCATCCAGACCCTCGCCGCCCATGGCATTCAGCATGTGCGCACCCACGTCGACGTCACTGACCCGGAACTGACCGCGCTCAAGGCAATGCTCGAAGTCCGCGAGGAAAGCCGTCATCTGATCGACCTGCAAATCGTCGCGTTCCCACAGGAAGGCATCGAGTCGTACCGCAACGGCCGAGAGCTGATGGAAGAAGCGATCCGCCTGGGAGCCGATGTGGTCGGGGGCATTCCGCATTTCGAGTACACCCGAGATCAGGGCGTCAGTTCGGTGAAGTTCCTCATGGACCTGGCCGAGCGCACCGGTTGTCTGGTGGACGTGCATTGCGACGAAACCGACGACCCGCACTCACGCTTCCTTGAAGTGCTGGCCGAAGAGGCCCGCAGCCGCGACATCGGTTCGCGCGTCACCGCCAGCCACACCACGGCCATGGGTTCATACGACAACGCCTACTGCGCCAAGCTCTTTCGGCTGCTCGGGCATTCGGGGATCAGCTTTGTCTCCTGCCCCACCGAAAGCATTCACTTGCAAGGACGCTTCGACAGCTTCCCTAAACGCCGTGGCGTGACCCGAGTGAATGAGTTGCTCGAAGCGGGGATGAACGTGTGTTTCGGTCAGGACTCGATCGTCGACCCGTGGTATCCGTTGGGCAACGGCAACATTTTGCGGGTACTCGAGGCTGGGTTGCACATCTGCCACATGCTCGGTTATCGCAATCTGCAAAGTGCGCTGGATCTGGTGACCGACAACAGCGCCAAGGCCATGAACCTGGGCGATCGTTATGGGCTGGAACAAGGGCGACCGGCGAATCTGTTGATTCTGTCGGCGGACAGTGATTATGAGGTGATTCGTAGTCAGGGTTTGCCGCTGTACTCGGTTCGCGGGGGCAAGGTGTTGATGAAGCGGCAGATGCCGGTGGTGGAATGGGTGGATCAGCTCTGA
- a CDS encoding alpha/beta fold hydrolase produces the protein MADWPLAQTYRFNGHSVRYAVRGDGPPLVFVHGTPFSSYVWHRIAPHFITTHRVHYFDLLGYGQSTQPDGDVSLGVQNQLLAQLLEHWGLERPDVVAHDFGGATALRAHLLNGKDYRSLTLIDPVALTPWGSPFVQHVRQHEAAFSGLPDYIQQAIVPTYIRGAIKREIPDHELAPYVRPWLGDPGQAAFYRQIAQMDERYTREVEGLYPTVRCPVQILWGEDDQWIPIERGQALHQMIAGSQFHAITNAGHLVQEDAPEAIVAAILRFLPLHKSP, from the coding sequence ATGGCTGACTGGCCGCTGGCTCAGACCTATCGCTTCAACGGGCACTCCGTGCGCTACGCCGTGCGTGGCGACGGTCCGCCGCTGGTGTTCGTGCATGGCACGCCCTTCTCGTCTTATGTGTGGCACCGGATTGCGCCGCACTTCATCACCACGCACCGGGTGCACTACTTCGATCTGCTGGGTTACGGGCAATCCACTCAGCCGGACGGCGATGTGTCGCTGGGCGTACAAAACCAACTGTTGGCGCAATTGCTGGAGCACTGGGGCCTGGAACGGCCAGACGTGGTGGCCCACGATTTCGGCGGAGCCACCGCGTTGCGCGCGCATCTGCTCAATGGCAAGGATTACCGCAGCCTGACGCTGATCGACCCGGTGGCGCTGACACCCTGGGGTTCGCCGTTCGTACAGCATGTGCGTCAGCATGAAGCGGCGTTCAGTGGACTGCCCGACTACATTCAGCAGGCGATTGTGCCGACCTATATTCGTGGCGCGATCAAGCGCGAGATTCCCGATCATGAGCTGGCGCCCTACGTGCGGCCCTGGCTCGGAGATCCGGGGCAAGCGGCGTTCTACCGGCAGATCGCGCAGATGGATGAACGTTATACCCGCGAAGTCGAAGGGCTGTATCCGACGGTTCGCTGCCCGGTGCAGATCCTTTGGGGTGAAGACGATCAGTGGATTCCCATTGAGCGCGGCCAGGCGCTGCATCAGATGATTGCGGGGTCGCAATTTCACGCCATTACCAATGCCGGGCATCTGGTCCAGGAGGATGCGCCGGAGGCGATTGTGGCGGCGATATTGCGGTTTTTGCCCCTGCACAAATCCCCCTGA
- a CDS encoding IS3 family transposase, whose product MIAELRESFPTAILCRVFDVKRSSFYEWLQRLSRPKIEREELKGKVVELHSESREAMGSRTISKHLQAQNIAVGRSLVKALMREANIVSKQRQPHPFRSKGVEAFVAPNLLKRNFKPTAVNQVWCGDVTSLMVGKRWVHLAIVIDLFARRVIGWAFSLVNDANLVSKALRMATELRTCPPGLMFHSDQGCQYTSRKFQEELMRHGILQSMSHRGQCWDNAPTERFFGTLKSEWVPRNGYSTSEEAQTDMVRFFMYYNRTRLHSYNNYLSPIAMELKAA is encoded by the coding sequence ATGATCGCGGAGCTAAGAGAGTCATTCCCGACCGCCATCCTGTGTCGCGTTTTCGATGTGAAGCGCAGCAGCTTTTACGAATGGCTACAGCGTCTCTCGCGGCCTAAGATCGAGCGCGAAGAGCTCAAGGGGAAGGTGGTCGAACTGCACAGCGAAAGCCGGGAAGCCATGGGGTCCAGAACGATCAGCAAGCATCTGCAGGCCCAAAACATAGCGGTCGGAAGAAGCCTTGTTAAAGCCCTGATGAGGGAAGCCAACATTGTCAGCAAACAACGCCAGCCTCATCCATTCAGGTCCAAAGGAGTTGAAGCATTTGTCGCGCCCAACCTGCTCAAGCGCAATTTCAAGCCGACCGCGGTCAATCAAGTCTGGTGTGGCGACGTTACAAGCTTGATGGTAGGCAAGCGCTGGGTTCATCTGGCCATCGTGATCGATTTGTTTGCTCGTCGGGTCATTGGTTGGGCATTTTCGCTGGTCAATGACGCCAACTTGGTGAGTAAAGCGCTACGCATGGCGACAGAGCTTCGAACCTGCCCACCTGGGTTGATGTTCCATTCGGATCAGGGCTGTCAGTACACCAGTCGCAAGTTTCAAGAAGAGCTGATGCGCCATGGCATTTTGCAGAGCATGAGTCATCGCGGGCAGTGTTGGGACAATGCTCCAACGGAACGCTTTTTCGGCACCCTGAAGTCAGAATGGGTCCCTCGCAACGGCTACAGCACGAGCGAGGAAGCACAAACCGATATGGTGCGTTTCTTCATGTACTACAACCGCACCAGGCTCCACAGCTACAACAACTACCTGTCGCCAATAGCTATGGAGCTAAAAGCGGCATAA
- a CDS encoding PepSY domain-containing protein: MKVFSLNRRASSRMALALLAFCSVVMARDLDQDEALRLRQQGVILPLEQLLRQALDHYPGAKLLEAELEEKHDVYIYEVELLTAEGVVRELDLDATTGHLLKDKED, encoded by the coding sequence ATGAAGGTGTTTTCGTTAAATCGACGCGCCAGCAGTCGAATGGCGCTGGCGCTCCTGGCTTTTTGCTCGGTGGTCATGGCCCGCGACCTGGATCAGGACGAGGCCCTGCGCCTGCGCCAACAAGGGGTGATCCTGCCTCTGGAGCAACTCTTGCGGCAAGCGCTGGACCACTATCCCGGAGCCAAATTGCTGGAAGCCGAGCTTGAGGAAAAACACGACGTCTACATTTATGAAGTCGAGCTGCTGACTGCTGAAGGCGTGGTGCGCGAGCTGGACCTTGACGCCACCACCGGCCATTTACTGAAAGACAAGGAAGACTGA
- a CDS encoding response regulator transcription factor: MRLLLVEDHVPLADELMAGLNRQGYAVDWLADGRDAVYQGSSEPYDLIILDLGLPGLPGLDVLAQWRAGGLATPVLILTARGSWAERIEGLKAGADDYLTKPFHPEELHLRVQALLRRSHGHANQPTLKAAGLHLDEGRQCVTRDGADIQLTAAEFRLLRYFMLHPEQILSKSHLAEHLYDGETERDSNVLEVHVNHLRRKLGRSVIETRRGQGYLFGGQAQ; the protein is encoded by the coding sequence ATGCGTTTGCTTCTGGTGGAAGACCACGTGCCGCTGGCCGACGAATTGATGGCTGGCCTCAACCGGCAGGGTTACGCCGTGGACTGGCTGGCCGACGGCCGTGATGCGGTGTACCAGGGCAGCAGCGAGCCCTATGACCTGATCATCCTCGACCTCGGCCTGCCGGGTTTGCCAGGGCTCGACGTGCTGGCGCAATGGCGAGCCGGGGGCTTGGCCACGCCAGTGCTGATCCTCACCGCGCGCGGTTCCTGGGCCGAGCGGATCGAAGGCCTCAAGGCCGGCGCCGACGATTACCTGACCAAACCGTTTCACCCCGAAGAGCTGCACCTGCGAGTCCAGGCATTGTTGCGCCGCTCCCATGGTCACGCCAATCAGCCGACGCTCAAGGCCGCCGGTTTGCATCTGGATGAAGGTCGCCAATGCGTGACCCGCGACGGCGCCGACATCCAGCTCACCGCCGCCGAGTTTCGCCTGCTGCGCTACTTCATGCTGCACCCCGAACAGATCCTTTCCAAAAGCCACCTCGCCGAACACCTCTACGACGGTGAAACCGAGCGCGATTCCAACGTGCTGGAAGTCCACGTCAATCACCTGCGACGCAAGCTCGGCCGCAGCGTGATCGAAACCCGTCGCGGTCAGGGTTACCTGTTCGGCGGGCAAGCCCAGTGA
- a CDS encoding patatin-like phospholipase family protein, whose protein sequence is MTAIHIKFPSLTIKAGPRALARIRANGLSAADVGTLPGAAGGPKALGIQGLDLALFGEWLPAAPRERSLIGASVGSWRFASACLPDAADGIRRLGHLYTEQNFAKGVTMAQISQSSRRMLDDLLDGRDASILDNAHYRLNIMLVKSHGLLADDHRGRLGLGLSSVIADNLRGRARLSRHFERLIIHDPRLAPPVNALNDFPSRFVALDAGNLHQALLASGSIPMVMQGVRDLPGAGAGTFRDGGLLDYHLDLPYSGNDIVLYPHFTDRVIPGWFDKTLPWRRACPARLQDVLLLAPSKEYLSRLPYGKLPDRNDFKRFMGDAPSRQKYWRTTMDESRRLGDEFLELAANGRLGERLLTL, encoded by the coding sequence ATGACCGCGATCCACATCAAGTTCCCTTCCCTGACTATCAAGGCCGGCCCGCGTGCCCTGGCGCGCATCCGGGCAAATGGCTTGAGCGCCGCCGATGTGGGCACGCTGCCGGGCGCCGCTGGTGGCCCGAAAGCGTTGGGGATTCAGGGGCTGGATCTGGCGCTGTTCGGCGAATGGCTGCCGGCGGCGCCCCGGGAGCGTTCGCTGATCGGCGCGTCGGTGGGTTCCTGGCGGTTCGCCAGCGCCTGCCTTCCGGATGCCGCCGACGGCATCCGCCGCCTCGGTCATCTGTACACCGAGCAGAATTTCGCCAAGGGCGTGACCATGGCGCAGATCAGCCAGAGCTCCCGGCGCATGCTCGATGACTTGCTCGACGGCCGCGATGCATCGATTCTGGATAACGCCCACTACCGACTGAACATCATGCTGGTCAAAAGTCACGGCCTGCTGGCGGACGATCATCGTGGTCGGCTGGGGCTGGGGCTGTCGTCGGTGATCGCCGACAACCTGCGCGGACGAGCGCGGCTGTCGCGGCATTTCGAGCGGCTGATCATCCACGACCCGCGCTTGGCGCCACCGGTCAACGCATTGAATGACTTCCCGTCGCGCTTCGTTGCGCTGGATGCCGGCAACCTGCACCAGGCCTTGCTCGCCTCGGGCTCGATCCCGATGGTCATGCAAGGCGTGCGCGACCTGCCGGGTGCCGGCGCCGGGACGTTCCGCGATGGCGGTCTGCTGGACTATCACCTCGACCTGCCCTACAGCGGCAACGACATCGTGCTCTATCCGCACTTCACTGATCGAGTGATTCCCGGCTGGTTCGACAAGACCCTACCGTGGCGCCGCGCCTGCCCGGCGCGTTTGCAGGATGTTCTGTTGCTGGCGCCGTCGAAGGAATATCTGTCGCGCCTGCCCTACGGCAAACTGCCGGACCGTAACGATTTCAAGCGTTTCATGGGCGACGCCCCGAGCCGGCAGAAATACTGGCGCACGACGATGGATGAAAGCCGTCGTCTGGGCGATGAGTTCCTTGAACTGGCCGCCAACGGTCGCCTCGGCGAGCGCTTGCTGACCCTCTAG
- a CDS encoding PepSY domain-containing protein, with protein sequence MKILTALFTAPIIIAMTASIAHARDLGPDEALRLRDAGTIVSFEKLNATALAKHPGAKITETELEEEYGKYIYQVELRDPQGLEWDLELDAVSGQVLKDHQET encoded by the coding sequence ATGAAAATCCTGACTGCCCTGTTCACCGCCCCCATCATCATCGCCATGACCGCCAGCATCGCCCACGCGCGCGACCTCGGCCCCGACGAAGCCCTGAGACTGCGCGACGCTGGTACCATTGTGTCCTTCGAGAAGCTCAACGCCACGGCATTGGCCAAACACCCCGGCGCCAAAATCACCGAAACCGAGCTTGAAGAAGAGTACGGCAAGTACATCTACCAGGTGGAACTGCGCGACCCGCAGGGTCTTGAGTGGGACCTGGAATTGGACGCTGTCAGCGGGCAGGTTCTCAAGGATCATCAGGAAACGTAA
- the queD gene encoding 6-carboxytetrahydropterin synthase QueD, which produces MEIFKEFTFESAHRLPHVPDGHKCGRLHGHSFKVAIHLSGDLDPHTGWIRDFSEIKAIFKPLYERLDHNYLNDIPGLENPTSEVLAKWIWNELKPLLPELSAIRIHETCTSGCIYRGE; this is translated from the coding sequence GTGGAAATCTTCAAAGAATTTACCTTCGAATCCGCCCACCGCCTGCCCCACGTGCCGGACGGCCACAAGTGCGGTCGTTTGCACGGTCACTCGTTCAAAGTGGCAATTCACCTGAGCGGCGACCTCGATCCGCACACCGGCTGGATCCGCGACTTCTCGGAAATCAAGGCGATCTTCAAGCCGCTCTACGAGCGTCTGGACCACAACTATCTGAACGACATTCCTGGCCTGGAAAACCCGACCAGCGAAGTGCTGGCCAAGTGGATCTGGAATGAATTGAAACCCCTGCTGCCGGAACTCAGCGCGATTCGCATTCATGAGACCTGCACCAGCGGTTGCATCTATCGCGGTGAGTAA
- the codB gene encoding cytosine permease — protein MTQNDSGNDYPLSEVPMHARKGLASTAMVLLGFTFFTATMFAGGKLGVAFSFGEMMAVIIVGNLLLGIYAAGLGYIAFKSGLNSVLMGRFCFGEVGSKLSDLILGFTQIGWYAWGTATAAVVLGKYFELSEGTVLGLMVLFGLGFCATAYIGYRGLEILSYIAVPAMMLLLMLSMWVATVKVGGLEGLLAVVPTGTLDWSTAITLVFGTFVSGATQATNWTRFSRSARVAVLASLIGFFVGNGLMVLIGAYGAIVYQQPDVVEVLLLQGFAMAAMAMLLLNIWSTQDNTIYNFAVAGCNLLRTGRRKTVTLAGAVIGTLLALLGMYDMLVPYLILLGTVIPPIGGVIMADFFFRYRRRYPRLADTRLPAFNWPGLSAYAVGTVAAFSSPWVAPLVGIAAAALTYVLLTGVLGARTADAPLQDL, from the coding sequence ATGACGCAGAACGATTCGGGCAACGATTACCCCCTCAGCGAAGTGCCGATGCATGCCCGCAAGGGACTTGCCTCCACCGCCATGGTGCTACTGGGTTTTACCTTCTTCACCGCGACCATGTTTGCCGGTGGCAAGCTTGGCGTGGCGTTCAGTTTCGGCGAGATGATGGCGGTGATTATCGTCGGCAATCTGCTGCTGGGGATCTACGCCGCGGGACTGGGCTACATCGCCTTCAAGAGCGGCCTCAACTCGGTATTGATGGGACGTTTCTGCTTCGGTGAAGTCGGCAGCAAACTCAGCGACCTGATCCTCGGTTTCACCCAGATCGGCTGGTACGCCTGGGGCACGGCGACCGCGGCTGTGGTGCTGGGCAAGTATTTCGAACTGAGTGAGGGCACCGTTCTGGGGCTGATGGTGCTGTTCGGCCTGGGCTTCTGTGCCACGGCGTACATCGGCTATCGCGGGTTGGAGATTCTGTCGTATATCGCCGTGCCGGCCATGATGTTGCTGCTGATGCTGTCGATGTGGGTCGCCACGGTGAAGGTCGGCGGGCTCGAGGGCTTGCTCGCGGTGGTTCCGACAGGAACGCTGGATTGGTCGACCGCGATTACCTTGGTGTTCGGCACGTTCGTCAGCGGTGCGACGCAAGCAACCAACTGGACACGCTTCTCCCGTTCGGCGCGGGTAGCGGTGTTGGCGAGCCTGATCGGCTTCTTCGTTGGCAACGGTCTAATGGTGTTGATTGGTGCCTACGGCGCCATCGTCTATCAGCAACCGGACGTGGTCGAAGTGCTGCTGTTGCAAGGCTTCGCCATGGCCGCGATGGCGATGTTGCTGCTCAACATCTGGAGCACCCAGGACAACACCATCTACAACTTCGCCGTTGCCGGTTGCAACCTGCTGCGAACCGGCCGGCGCAAAACCGTGACCCTGGCCGGCGCGGTGATCGGCACGCTGCTGGCACTGCTGGGCATGTACGACATGCTAGTGCCTTACCTGATTCTGCTGGGCACGGTCATTCCGCCGATTGGCGGAGTGATCATGGCGGACTTTTTCTTCCGCTATCGGCGCCGCTACCCGCGCCTGGCCGACACACGGTTGCCCGCGTTCAACTGGCCGGGACTGAGCGCTTATGCCGTCGGCACAGTCGCGGCATTCAGTTCACCGTGGGTCGCGCCGCTGGTAGGGATTGCCGCCGCCGCGCTAACGTATGTGCTATTGACCGGGGTACTGGGTGCCCGTACCGCCGACGCACCACTCCAAGATCTCTAG
- a CDS encoding Na+/H+ antiporter family protein, giving the protein MNAVIAAVGIMLILSLSRVHVVIALIVGALVGGLTGGLGIDATLKAFNSGLGGGATVALSYALLGAFAVAIAKSGLAHALADKALAMVDRQHANGGGNVKWLLIGLLWVVAIASQNILPIHIAFIPLLVPPLLYVLTKLQLDRRLIACVITFGLITPYMFLPVGFGNIFLNEILLANVARSGVDISGINVTHAMGIPALGMVFGLAAALISYRKKRVYDLEKIEKVEQVAVQYNPMSLMIAGLAIAAAFIVQLLLDSMIIGALVGFLIFSVSGIVKWRDTDDLFTEGMKMMAMIGFIMIAASGFAEVMKATGHVQTLVESSASWINHSKGIGALLMLLVGLLVTMGIGSSFSTVPILAAIFVPLCVQLGFSPIAIVCIVGTAGALGDAGSPASDSTLGPTSGLNIDGQHHHIWDTVVPTFLHYNLPLLVFGWVAAMVL; this is encoded by the coding sequence ATGAATGCAGTAATTGCCGCGGTCGGCATCATGCTGATACTCAGCCTGTCCCGCGTGCATGTGGTAATCGCGCTGATTGTCGGCGCGCTGGTGGGCGGCCTGACCGGTGGCCTGGGCATCGACGCGACGCTGAAAGCTTTCAACAGCGGCCTCGGCGGTGGCGCGACGGTTGCGTTGTCCTACGCCTTGCTCGGCGCGTTCGCGGTGGCCATCGCCAAGTCCGGCCTGGCCCATGCGCTGGCTGACAAAGCCTTGGCCATGGTCGATCGTCAGCACGCCAACGGGGGCGGCAATGTCAAATGGCTGCTGATCGGCCTGCTGTGGGTGGTGGCAATCGCCTCCCAGAACATCTTGCCGATCCATATCGCCTTTATCCCGTTGCTGGTGCCGCCACTGTTATATGTGCTGACCAAACTGCAACTGGATCGTCGATTGATTGCCTGCGTCATTACGTTCGGTCTGATCACGCCGTATATGTTCTTGCCCGTGGGCTTCGGCAACATCTTCCTCAATGAAATTCTGTTGGCCAACGTCGCCCGCAGTGGCGTGGACATCAGCGGTATCAACGTCACCCATGCCATGGGTATTCCGGCGCTGGGCATGGTGTTTGGCTTGGCGGCAGCGCTCATCAGCTACCGCAAGAAGCGCGTTTACGACCTCGAGAAAATCGAGAAAGTCGAACAGGTCGCGGTGCAGTACAACCCAATGAGCCTGATGATCGCCGGTCTGGCCATTGCCGCCGCGTTCATTGTTCAGTTGCTGCTGGACTCGATGATTATCGGGGCGCTGGTGGGCTTCCTGATCTTTTCGGTGTCGGGCATCGTCAAATGGCGCGACACCGATGATTTGTTCACCGAAGGCATGAAGATGATGGCGATGATCGGCTTCATCATGATCGCCGCGTCCGGGTTTGCCGAAGTGATGAAGGCTACCGGTCATGTGCAGACCCTGGTGGAATCTTCGGCTTCGTGGATCAACCACAGCAAAGGCATCGGCGCGTTGTTGATGTTGCTGGTCGGATTGTTGGTGACCATGGGCATCGGCTCGTCGTTTTCCACCGTGCCGATTCTGGCGGCGATTTTCGTGCCGTTGTGCGTGCAACTGGGCTTCAGCCCGATCGCCATCGTATGCATCGTCGGCACTGCCGGGGCATTGGGCGATGCCGGGTCACCCGCGTCGGATTCGACCCTGGGCCCGACCTCCGGCCTGAACATCGACGGCCAGCATCACCACATCTGGGACACCGTGGTCCCGACCTTCCTGCACTACAACCTGCCGTTGCTGGTGTTCGGCTGGGTGGCAGCGATGGTGTTGTAA
- a CDS encoding sensor histidine kinase, which yields MRSIQRRLSLGLISVMVIVGLVLAQTSLWLFEMGLQRYLEAGLRNDSENLLVALVRGPQGLQLDERHLSPAYQRPFSGHYFRIDFADSHWRSRSLWDQELPQLGHPGLHSNLQLGPEGQQLLVLRSDYRRLGQAISISVAQDYTPVRESFRRMQQVGLGLGLAGLLLILLLQRITVRRALRPLEKAREQIAQLQQGQRSQLDEEVPLELEPLVAQINHLLAHTEDSLKRSRNALGNLGHALKTPLAVLLSLASSEKLDAHPQLRKVMQAQLEQVQQRLNRELNRARLSGDALPGALFDCDAELPGLLATLNMIHGEHLELSYRAPAGLQLPWDREDLLELLGNLLDNACKWADAEVRLSIVETAERFELSVEDDGPGIPEDQRAQVFSRGTRLDEQTDGHGLGLGIVRDIVDTWGGVLKLQESEWEGLKVTIELPKR from the coding sequence GTGAGGTCGATCCAGCGCCGCTTGAGCCTGGGCCTGATCAGCGTGATGGTGATCGTCGGCCTGGTGCTGGCGCAAACCAGCCTGTGGCTGTTCGAAATGGGTTTGCAGCGCTACCTCGAAGCCGGGCTGCGCAACGACAGCGAAAACCTGTTGGTGGCGCTGGTGCGTGGGCCGCAGGGATTGCAACTGGATGAGCGGCACTTGTCGCCGGCCTATCAGCGACCATTCTCCGGACATTATTTTCGTATCGATTTCGCCGACAGCCATTGGCGTTCCCGCTCGTTATGGGATCAGGAGCTGCCGCAGCTAGGACACCCCGGCCTGCATAGCAATCTGCAATTGGGGCCGGAAGGGCAGCAGCTGCTGGTATTGCGTTCGGACTATCGTCGGTTGGGCCAGGCGATTTCCATTAGCGTCGCCCAGGACTATACCCCGGTGCGTGAGAGCTTTCGGCGCATGCAACAGGTCGGCCTCGGGTTAGGGCTGGCGGGGTTGTTGTTGATTTTGCTGTTGCAACGGATCACCGTGCGCCGCGCCTTGCGCCCGCTGGAAAAGGCCCGCGAGCAAATCGCCCAGTTGCAGCAGGGCCAGCGTTCGCAACTCGATGAAGAAGTGCCACTGGAGCTGGAACCGCTGGTGGCGCAGATCAACCATTTGCTGGCCCATACCGAAGACAGTCTCAAGCGCTCGCGTAATGCGTTGGGCAATCTTGGCCATGCCTTGAAAACGCCACTGGCGGTGTTGTTGAGCCTGGCTTCCAGCGAAAAACTCGATGCTCACCCGCAGCTGCGCAAAGTCATGCAGGCGCAGCTGGAACAGGTTCAGCAACGGCTTAATCGAGAACTCAACCGCGCCCGACTGTCCGGCGATGCACTGCCCGGGGCGCTGTTTGATTGCGATGCCGAACTGCCTGGGTTGCTGGCCACGTTGAACATGATCCACGGCGAACACCTCGAACTGAGCTACCGCGCGCCGGCCGGTTTGCAACTGCCGTGGGATCGCGAAGATCTGCTGGAGTTGCTCGGCAACCTGCTGGACAACGCCTGCAAATGGGCGGATGCCGAGGTGCGGTTGAGCATCGTCGAAACGGCAGAAAGGTTTGAGTTGAGCGTGGAAGACGATGGCCCGGGAATTCCCGAAGACCAGCGCGCTCAGGTGTTCAGCCGCGGTACCCGGCTTGATGAACAGACGGATGGGCATGGGCTGGGGTTGGGCATCGTGCGCGACATCGTCGACACGTGGGGCGGGGTGTTGAAGTTGCAGGAAAGCGAGTGGGAAGGGTTGAAGGTCACGATCGAACTGCCCAAACGCTGA